The Amycolatopsis endophytica genome includes the window TACAGCTCGTCCCGCCGCGCGCCGGGGGACGGGACCGCCACGAAGGCGCGCGGCGCGCGGTAGCCCGCGCGGCCGAATGCCTCCGTGACCGCCGCTCCGACAGTGTCCACAGCGGACTCCGGAACGAGTGCGATCGCGGTGCCGCCGAAGCCACCACCGGTCATCCGCGCGCCGAGGGCACCGGCCTCCTTGGCCACGTCCACGGCCAGGTCCAGTTCCGGGCAGGAGATGCGGTAGTCGTCGCGCATGCTGGTGTGTGAGGCGTCGAGCAGCGGGCCGATGTCGCCGATGCGGCCATCACGCAGCAGGGTGACCACGTCGAGCACGCGCTGGTTCTCCGTCACGATGTGGCGGACGAGCGGGCCGAGTTCGCCGGGGAGCCGCGCGAGCGCGCCGTCCAGGTCGCCCGGGCTCACGTCCCGCAGGGCCTTCACGCCGAGCAGGTCGGCCGCGCGTTCGGTGCCGCGGCGGCGTTCGCCGTAGCCGCTTTCGCTGTGGGCGTGCTTGACCCGGGTGTCGATGGCCAGGATGCGCAGGCCCGCGGCGGCCGCGTCGAAGGGCACCTGTTCCATCTCGCCGGAGCGCACGTCGAGGAACAGGACATGGCCGTCCGCGCAGCACAGCGACGCGGTCTGGTCGAGCACACCGGTGGGGGCCCCGACGAAGTCGTTCTCGGCGCGCTGGGCCCAGCGGGCGATTTCGGCGCGGCGGGCGAGGCCGGGTTCCTCCTGTCCGGCCAGCCCGAGCAGGGCCAGCGCGACCGCGCACTCCAGCGCGGCCGACGAGGACAGCCCGGCGCCGGTGGGCACGTCACCGGCCAGGACGAGATCGGCACCGCCGTCGATGCCCTGATCGCGCAGCACCCAGGCGACGCCGGCCGGGTAGGCGGCCCAGCCCTCGACCCCGCCGGGTCGCAGATCCGGGATGACGAGCGG containing:
- the galK gene encoding galactokinase; translation: MSSASDAAEAFRSVHGRPPAGVWSAPGRVNLIGEHTDYNDGFVLPFALPHRLAAAASPRTDQVLTVATLGSDGRIQDTEPLVIPDLRPGGVEGWAAYPAGVAWVLRDQGIDGGADLVLAGDVPTGAGLSSSAALECAVALALLGLAGQEEPGLARRAEIARWAQRAENDFVGAPTGVLDQTASLCCADGHVLFLDVRSGEMEQVPFDAAAAGLRILAIDTRVKHAHSESGYGERRRGTERAADLLGVKALRDVSPGDLDGALARLPGELGPLVRHIVTENQRVLDVVTLLRDGRIGDIGPLLDASHTSMRDDYRISCPELDLAVDVAKEAGALGARMTGGGFGGTAIALVPESAVDTVGAAVTEAFGRAGYRAPRAFVAVPSPGARRDEL